The Labrus mixtus chromosome 16, fLabMix1.1, whole genome shotgun sequence genome window below encodes:
- the LOC132991075 gene encoding uncharacterized protein LOC132991075 isoform X5 → MGCIGSRTIAGDAVPVQKDGDQLSMEDTTSILPRLKRKSANSYGIGALAKSSLTGVSGVSRSMKDKVTKPTAMAQGKVAHMIEWQSWGKPSAGPMGVAGHTNLQREKERRLENDAYSDLSDGEKEARFAAGIMQQFAISEATLFGWNSMDGDSMGAGSNQGSVAHLSEVNQESITSRDQVLHHSSADVWPHTYVSQGLYCLSSTDAWDPITSQPSGVASPGGGSYIMAAGGSSGAGGTPAEGYEGTVGSYLQQHQTHLTLQQHNQLQQLQQLQHLHQYQQQQLLQYQQQPMEHRPHSASHSLQATPNSTIHSLGPPTHPRLADLWGAAQVDIVQQMSGQMAEMVGGVVETVGEEPELESEVIPEQHEEEEELTKVEEVTLTLEPEPCSLTPSPLREDASSTRGSSPGLPAQTTESVAGRKPFDVTPCVVQLLEEKEEAEKSSIVVVATN, encoded by the exons ttgtcCATGGAGGACACTACTTCCATTCTGCCTCGTCTCAAGAGGAAGTCTGCCAACTCCTACGGGATCGGTGCCCTGGCTAAGTCCTCTCTGAcaggtgtgtcag GTGTGAGTCGCTCCATGAAGGACAAAGTTACCAAGCCCACTGCCATGGCCCAGGGTAAAGTCGCCCACATGATCGAGTGGCAGAGCTGGGGCAAACCATCCGCAGGGCCGATGGGGGTGGCGGGGCACACCAACCtgcagagggaaaaagagaggaggctGGAGAACGATGCTTACAGCGACCTCAGTGACGGAGAGAAGGAGGCCCGCTTTGCTGCAG GCATCATGCAGCAGTTTGCGATCTCTGAGGCGACTCTGTTCGGCTGGAACTCGATGGACGGGGACAGTATGGGAGCCGGATCCAACCAGGGCAGCGTGGCTCACCTCAGTGAGGTCAACCAGGAGAGCATCACGAGCAGAG ACCAGGTACTCCACCACTCCTCTGCGGATGTCTGGCCTCACACCTACGTCTCACAGGGCCTGTACTGCCTGTCGTCCACAGACGCCTGGGACCCAATCACCAGCCAACCCTCGGGCGTGGCCTCACCTGGTGGGGGCTCCTACATTATGGCAGCTG GTGGCAGCAGTGGAGCAGGGGGTACACCTGCTGAGGGGTACGAGGGGACAGTAGGCAGTTACCTTCAACAGCACCAGACTCATCTCaccctgcagcagcacaacCAACTCCAACAGCTGCAACAGCTGCAACATCTCCACCagtaccagcagcagcagctcctgcagtaCCAACAGCAG CCCATGGAGCACAGGCCACACAGTGCCTCCCATTCCCTCCAAGCCACTCCCAACAGCACCATCCACAGTCTCGGTCCTCCCACCCACCCTCGGCTAGCTGACCTGTGGGGAGCTGCGCAG GTGGACATAGTCCAGCAGATGAGCGGACAGATGGCGGAAATGGTCGGAGGAGTGGTAGAGACGGTCGGAGAGGAGCCGGAACTCGAATCTGAAGTGATCCCAGAGCagcatgaagaggaagaggagctgacGAAG GTAGAAGAGGTTACATTAACCTTGGAGCCAGAGCCATGCTCTTTGACCCCATCCCCTCTGAGAGAGGACGCCTCCTCTACCAGAGGCTCCAGTCCAGGACTCCCAGCACAGACCACTGAATCTGTGGCAGGGAGGAAACCGTTCGACGTCACGCCCTGCGTTGTCCAACTgttggaggagaaagaggaggcagagaagagctctattgttgttgttgcgaCCAACTGA
- the LOC132991075 gene encoding uncharacterized protein LOC132991075 isoform X3, giving the protein MGCIGSRTIAGDAVPVQKDGDQLSMEDTTSILPRLKRKSANSYGIGALAKSSLTGVSGVSRSMKDKVTKPTAMAQGKVAHMIEWQSWGKPSAGPMGVAGHTNLQREKERRLENDAYSDLSDGEKEARFAAGIMQQFAISEATLFGWNSMDGDSMGAGSNQGSVAHLSEVNQESITSRDQVLHHSSADVWPHTYVSQGLYCLSSTDAWDPITSQPSGVASPGGGSYIMAAGGSSGAGGTPAEGYEGTVGSYLQQHQTHLTLQQHNQLQQLQQLQHLHQYQQQQLLQYQQQPMEHRPHSASHSLQATPNSTIHSLGPPTHPRLADLWGAAQVEAHHVDIVQQMSGQMAEMVGGVVETVGEEPELESEVIPEQHEEEEELTKVEEVTLTLEPEPCSLTPSPLREDASSTRGSSPGLPAQTTESVAGRKPFDVTPCVVQLLEEKEEAEKSSIVVVATN; this is encoded by the exons ttgtcCATGGAGGACACTACTTCCATTCTGCCTCGTCTCAAGAGGAAGTCTGCCAACTCCTACGGGATCGGTGCCCTGGCTAAGTCCTCTCTGAcaggtgtgtcag GTGTGAGTCGCTCCATGAAGGACAAAGTTACCAAGCCCACTGCCATGGCCCAGGGTAAAGTCGCCCACATGATCGAGTGGCAGAGCTGGGGCAAACCATCCGCAGGGCCGATGGGGGTGGCGGGGCACACCAACCtgcagagggaaaaagagaggaggctGGAGAACGATGCTTACAGCGACCTCAGTGACGGAGAGAAGGAGGCCCGCTTTGCTGCAG GCATCATGCAGCAGTTTGCGATCTCTGAGGCGACTCTGTTCGGCTGGAACTCGATGGACGGGGACAGTATGGGAGCCGGATCCAACCAGGGCAGCGTGGCTCACCTCAGTGAGGTCAACCAGGAGAGCATCACGAGCAGAG ACCAGGTACTCCACCACTCCTCTGCGGATGTCTGGCCTCACACCTACGTCTCACAGGGCCTGTACTGCCTGTCGTCCACAGACGCCTGGGACCCAATCACCAGCCAACCCTCGGGCGTGGCCTCACCTGGTGGGGGCTCCTACATTATGGCAGCTG GTGGCAGCAGTGGAGCAGGGGGTACACCTGCTGAGGGGTACGAGGGGACAGTAGGCAGTTACCTTCAACAGCACCAGACTCATCTCaccctgcagcagcacaacCAACTCCAACAGCTGCAACAGCTGCAACATCTCCACCagtaccagcagcagcagctcctgcagtaCCAACAGCAG CCCATGGAGCACAGGCCACACAGTGCCTCCCATTCCCTCCAAGCCACTCCCAACAGCACCATCCACAGTCTCGGTCCTCCCACCCACCCTCGGCTAGCTGACCTGTGGGGAGCTGCGCAGGTTGAGGCACACCAT GTGGACATAGTCCAGCAGATGAGCGGACAGATGGCGGAAATGGTCGGAGGAGTGGTAGAGACGGTCGGAGAGGAGCCGGAACTCGAATCTGAAGTGATCCCAGAGCagcatgaagaggaagaggagctgacGAAG GTAGAAGAGGTTACATTAACCTTGGAGCCAGAGCCATGCTCTTTGACCCCATCCCCTCTGAGAGAGGACGCCTCCTCTACCAGAGGCTCCAGTCCAGGACTCCCAGCACAGACCACTGAATCTGTGGCAGGGAGGAAACCGTTCGACGTCACGCCCTGCGTTGTCCAACTgttggaggagaaagaggaggcagagaagagctctattgttgttgttgcgaCCAACTGA
- the LOC132991075 gene encoding uncharacterized protein LOC132991075 isoform X4, whose translation MGCIGSRTIAGDAVPVQKDGDQLSMEDTTSILPRLKRKSANSYGIGALAKSSLTGVSRSMKDKVTKPTAMAQGKVAHMIEWQSWGKPSAGPMGVAGHTNLQREKERRLENDAYSDLSDGEKEARFAAGIMQQFAISEATLFGWNSMDGDSMGAGSNQGSVAHLSEVNQESITSRDQVLHHSSADVWPHTYVSQGLYCLSSTDAWDPITSQPSGVASPGGGSYIMAAGGSSGAGGTPAEGYEGTVGSYLQQHQTHLTLQQHNQLQQLQQLQHLHQYQQQQLLQYQQQPMEHRPHSASHSLQATPNSTIHSLGPPTHPRLADLWGAAQVEAHHVDIVQQMSGQMAEMVGGVVETVGEEPELESEVIPEQHEEEEELTKVEEVTLTLEPEPCSLTPSPLREDASSTRGSSPGLPAQTTESVAGRKPFDVTPCVVQLLEEKEEAEKSSIVVVATN comes from the exons ttgtcCATGGAGGACACTACTTCCATTCTGCCTCGTCTCAAGAGGAAGTCTGCCAACTCCTACGGGATCGGTGCCCTGGCTAAGTCCTCTCTGAcag GTGTGAGTCGCTCCATGAAGGACAAAGTTACCAAGCCCACTGCCATGGCCCAGGGTAAAGTCGCCCACATGATCGAGTGGCAGAGCTGGGGCAAACCATCCGCAGGGCCGATGGGGGTGGCGGGGCACACCAACCtgcagagggaaaaagagaggaggctGGAGAACGATGCTTACAGCGACCTCAGTGACGGAGAGAAGGAGGCCCGCTTTGCTGCAG GCATCATGCAGCAGTTTGCGATCTCTGAGGCGACTCTGTTCGGCTGGAACTCGATGGACGGGGACAGTATGGGAGCCGGATCCAACCAGGGCAGCGTGGCTCACCTCAGTGAGGTCAACCAGGAGAGCATCACGAGCAGAG ACCAGGTACTCCACCACTCCTCTGCGGATGTCTGGCCTCACACCTACGTCTCACAGGGCCTGTACTGCCTGTCGTCCACAGACGCCTGGGACCCAATCACCAGCCAACCCTCGGGCGTGGCCTCACCTGGTGGGGGCTCCTACATTATGGCAGCTG GTGGCAGCAGTGGAGCAGGGGGTACACCTGCTGAGGGGTACGAGGGGACAGTAGGCAGTTACCTTCAACAGCACCAGACTCATCTCaccctgcagcagcacaacCAACTCCAACAGCTGCAACAGCTGCAACATCTCCACCagtaccagcagcagcagctcctgcagtaCCAACAGCAG CCCATGGAGCACAGGCCACACAGTGCCTCCCATTCCCTCCAAGCCACTCCCAACAGCACCATCCACAGTCTCGGTCCTCCCACCCACCCTCGGCTAGCTGACCTGTGGGGAGCTGCGCAGGTTGAGGCACACCAT GTGGACATAGTCCAGCAGATGAGCGGACAGATGGCGGAAATGGTCGGAGGAGTGGTAGAGACGGTCGGAGAGGAGCCGGAACTCGAATCTGAAGTGATCCCAGAGCagcatgaagaggaagaggagctgacGAAG GTAGAAGAGGTTACATTAACCTTGGAGCCAGAGCCATGCTCTTTGACCCCATCCCCTCTGAGAGAGGACGCCTCCTCTACCAGAGGCTCCAGTCCAGGACTCCCAGCACAGACCACTGAATCTGTGGCAGGGAGGAAACCGTTCGACGTCACGCCCTGCGTTGTCCAACTgttggaggagaaagaggaggcagagaagagctctattgttgttgttgcgaCCAACTGA